The Lampris incognitus isolate fLamInc1 chromosome 15, fLamInc1.hap2, whole genome shotgun sequence genomic interval gagtcgccaaccacttcttttcacccgacagtgaggagtttcaccagggggacgcagcacatgggaggatcacgctattccccccagttccccccccccccgaacaggcgccccgactgaccagagcaggcactagtgcagcgaccaggacacatacccacatccggcttcccacctgcagacacaacgaATTGTGTtgatagggacgcctgaccaagccaaaggtgaaacagggattcgaaccgacgatccccactttggcaggcaatggaatcgaccgctacgctacctggacgccctctcCTACATGTTTTTTACCCTGAAGCTTTACACTGTGTCCTTCCTGAATGCGACATGAGTGAGCATCAGCGAcaaaatcagtttgcctgctttaTTTTCCCCGTTTCTATTTACTTCCCGTCACTCGCGGCGAAAAGTGCCGTGTCACAGACAAGGAACGTCTCCAGTCAGTGTGGACAGAGAACGTCCGATGCAAGGCGATAGTCGGACACCCGCGTCCAGGTAGGACACGGCGTTAGGTCGATGAAAAAGTAATCTGCCAAAAGAGTTAAGACTTTTGAAATGTCACATTATTCAAGAGCCAAGGATACAACaagcaaacctttttttttcttcctacagCTGTTGACAAATACCCTTTGGGTGATTCAGTCAAACACAGCGACGCACACAGTACATTCTAGAAATACATGACATGtttaggggaaaaaaaccatTTAGGATAACTGCAACATAGACTTTAGTACATAAGAGTAAACAAAGCAGAAAAGGAATAAATAAGGGACGGCACTGTGGAGGTCAAAGTTCATTATATGCGTAGCACTTCAACTTAGCCAGTGAGAAACAAACAAACGTAGAAAACACACAAAAAGGCTAATTTTGATTTCAAAACCTCTTAGTAATGAATGACACAAACATGACGCGTAAAGGTCAGAAGAGGACACGTGTCCAACTAATATGGACAGATGCAGGACAAATGACTCTAGGATCCTTTCTCTGTTTTTGGTTACTAGcaaactgtcagcatgacattttAGGAAAGGAGGAAGGTTTGTATGCGTGTGTAAGCAGGCGTGTATGTTCGTACAGGGGCTACCCTGCTCATCTATCTTGAAGGCTGGCAATCAAATTGATTGTAGCTGTTGTCTACAACAAAATGGCCAGATCCTATCATTATGGGgtacctttttttttggggggggggtttctcaagaagaaagaagaagaaagccagtttatttttgtcattgcacagttgttcggttacaatgaatttgttctccgtGTTTAACCCacactattgtataggagcagtgggcggctgcagcgcccggggaccaactacagctcttctttccattgccttggtcagcggcacagacgggagtattaaccctaacaggcatgtcttttttatggtgggggaaaccggagcacccggaggaaacccacgcagacacggggagaacatgcaaactccacacagaaaggacctgggacggtcccCAATGTAGACATACTCAAGCCAATAGAAATGTAATCACACTGGCTCATGATAATGTGTGACAAAACATTGCTGAAAGATGTCCTGAATCTTGTCAGTGCATTGGTTTGACAGTCACAATTAAGTCAAATAAGTAGCCTACTAGCTAGACAAAGATGGGATCATTGCATTACACAGCAAAAGAACTAGAAAGGTGAGAGCTAGATATTTCAAattaggattttttttctccaacaTACGCTATGAGACCATGAAGTAAAAAATGACATGATTTACTTTATGGCTATATATGGatagctgagccggaaggcaaagctctcaatttaccagtcagtcttcgttccaaccctcgcctatagtcatgagctttgggtagtgaccgaaagggtgacatcgcggatacaagcggctgaaatgagtttcctccgtagggtgtctgggctcagccttagagatagggtgaggagcttggacatccggagggagcttggagtagagccactgctcctttgtgtcgaaaggagccagttgaggtggttcgggcatctgattaggatgcctcctgggcgccttcctttggaggtttactgagcacggccaactgggaggagaccccggggtagacccagaacttgctggagggactacatgtccaatccagcctgggaatgccttgggatcccccaggaggagctggagggcgttgctggggagagggacgtctggagtgccctacttaacttgctgccaccacgacccgacaccgcagaagcggctgaagatgaatgaacttTATGGCTCAGTACTTAGCAAACGTCACATTCGACAAAAAGCAATGAATCCACCTACCTGTATATATGTAAAGTAGCGCTGAGCAGGCGAACACACAAAGGAAGTTGTTTATTATTAGAGATGGAGAGATAAGCTCTCAATGGGTGAACAGAGTTAATGATAGGTCTGTGACTGAGACTATGAAAAATCAATTATGTAAATGTTTACATTGTATGTTTCTATGATATGAAAAAATACTCAAGATTAAACAGAGAGATTGGAATTGATCCTAAATGGCTGAAGAGCTAAAGCTGGATCTTAAAGACTCATGATGTATACCTGTTATGATGTGTACATTCAATATTCTGTAGCGTATTAAGGAAATGCAAGATCTCTGTCAAATGAACTACAGCTTTCTATCATTTCAAGTTGTCAAGATACTAAAGTcaacaagtcaattttacttgtatagcccaatatccatccatccaaaccccacacagaggacgacccccaaggttggactaccctggggctcgaacccaggaccttcctgctgtgtggCGACCCATTGAGGCCCCTTGATTAACCCTTGGAGGGCTGAACCATTGATCCAGTAATCTGCACCGTCTCTGATAACTCTGATgtcgtcttctctctctccatgtctctcactATATCTCTTTTTCTGCTGAACTCTTTTTgttagcccaataccacaaatttacctcaaggggctttacagcaacacaacatcttgtcattagacccttgcattggatatgtaacatctccctaaaaaaaaacctttaacagggggaaaacATAGGACGAAACCTAAGgaagcgcaacagaggagggatctccctcccaagacggacaatataAAATAGAATATGACACGACACAGCTCACTCTTCTCATTCTTTGCCACCCTAGCGAGCCGCAGAAAAACCTGTTGGGTAACAAAGTCAAGCTTTTCAATGACATCATGGACAGCCCTATAACTGCGAATGTCTGTCGTTGATGCTGTTTGTAGTGATAATGTTTGTAGTGACTGAGAgaacaagttacacgattgggctgctggatcagttGACCAACGACATCACTGAAGTTGCACAATTGCTCAACCAACCAGCAACGTCACTGGTAAACacagaagtgggagtttccctattggctgttgctctttcaaaattaAATTGGCGCAGCGATTacagctcattccacatttattgCACGCTAACGAACGGAATATATCGCTGCTCATGGTTACTACTAAAACACTAAGAACAGAACAGTTTGccgctctttccacatctggttacgcactgtaacagtccagcatagagcagagcAGGAGAGAAAACAGCACTCCGTGTGTCGAGAGGCACGAGGGAGAGCGCACagataaagcaccccaaataacaacccCTCTAACAAAACAGTCAATACAgactgagtcttagaaaaacaagagacatctgcagatagaaacagatgcaaGAAGAGGGGgaattaacagataattagaatagctataattacaattaaattaagttctctttcaaatcaaacacccCAAGATGACTGGAAGATATTGTTCTTGCAACCGCATttgtaacttctttttttttttactcaaatgtagctcaaccatgtcatgtgatatgcaacTTCAGCACACTTgttaaatattactgggaccactaggAGAGATTgcggatgaacatttaatatccaggaattcgcTTTATAGACACTACCGCTGACTATCCCTGTCACAAACTgaccacaatttcaaacattgaccatacacgatCCAGCCACATACTAGGTTTTGATCTAGTCTTGTTCTAGTTTATCTTCTTCCATAGAAACCAGGTCTCCAGGTCTAACTGAACAACTGGCAGCTACGACTCAGAAGATATTGGGAAAACTGCACTAAAGACAGGGTGTTGCCACAGTAGGGAACTCAAATCTTGTCAAAATACTCAACAGGAAAATGTATTTACCAAACCCGAGGCCTACATTTGAGGCTGCTGATATCTTATTGGTAAAACACATACATAAGATCCCGTTGCTAGCCAAATTTCCCTTTATTCTGCGAACAGGACTCCATTCGGAACTCTTCTAATGGGTAAAAGGGTTTCCTGTGCAGCAAATGAGTgatgacaacacaagacaaagaaatgcAATACGTCGTCCTTGAGAATAACAAATGTCACTTCTCTTTTTATGTTTTCCTACTTTGACAAGCCAGGAGATGGGATCACTGATGTgtacaagtatgaattatacaaATGTTTGCAAGTTGAAGCTCCTTGTAAATAAAAAGAACTTCAATCTATCTCTAGAGAAATTGTGAGCACCAGCTTACCACACCGTATATTCTAATGTTGCACCAGACTGGGAACAGAAGGAAAAAGTCCGAAGGAtggatgatttcacccaaagcaTTTTAAAAATAATTTGAGATAGGACAGACAGAATTGCAAGATGGCAAGAATCTAATGCCAACATTAGCTATAAGCTTACAAAGCCTCTTAAAATAATCTTCTGCATCACAGCTTTGGGCCTATATCTTACACCATTACCTCACTCCCCACCATGTCATTTTCATAGGATTCCTTTGGCTTCAACAGACACTATATGAAACGTGCTCTTCATCAGTTACATCATGGCTGTGCCTCTTATCTATGTGTAAATTTGTCAAAAGACAGGCAGGCTCCATCAGAAAAAATATGAAGGGTCATTACCTTGGTATTGGTGCTTGTCATTCCCATTGCTGGTGAACTCCATGTTGTATTTCGAACCGTCTGGACCAAGCACTTCCTGCTGTCGCCTTACAATAGCCTCTAGAAGAATGGCGTTGTTCTTCTGAAAAACTCCTGGCGATGGAATGAATAAAAAAAGCACAACAAACACATAATTTTAGCCTGACAACTCATATGCTAAGAAAACAGGAAATGACTTGACTGAAATTGGTACAACCGCTCATTGTGAGTTAGTCAAATGGTAAGAAGTCAGCCTTTGTCCTCAGGCTGATATTTTCATTTATGGATCTGGGGGCTTAACGTACCCAGGAAAACCTTTAACTCAAGTGTATAACGATTTCATTTCAGTTGTTTATGTATAGGTGTATACTGAGAACAAGTGACCTTAAAAGAGGGATTTAAACTAGTAAAATTACAGCCCATCTTTAAATGAAAATCTCGTGTTGATATACATCATAGACAATAGCACCAATTGCATTAGGACAGAATAAATAGAGCACCTCCATCTTCAGTGAAATATAGTGGATAACTTGTGCTGCTATTCAAACATTGAAAATGAGATACATGGCTGATTTGAATGGAATCATAATCACAGGCAAACTCTGCAATCCCTGGACATCCCGATGAAATTATGATCCATTCTGAATGAGTCTTAAATACACATTTTTTAAGTCGGTGATGCATCTCTGATTTCCCTCCAACTCATGCTCACAGCCTGGATGTTAAATCACATGATCTGGTTTGTACACTTCTCCATATATGGTGCACTCTGATCATTTCAACAAGTATTTTCCTGTTACCAACACCCCCTTCCTCTGGTTTCATTTTAAGCAGGCTTTATTCATTTTAAGTAACTTAGTACCTGCAACAGAAGTCATTAGCTTAATTAGGCCATTTACTAGATTATTACTTACTAGTTATTTTAGTCACTGAGGGGGATTTACTTCATTCTAACGATGACTCTACAAAATGTGGGGTCGGTGGGTGACAACTTTTCAGAGATCACAACTCTGCAACTGCCTAAATTAAGCTATTTTAGCTTGTAAGCCAAGTATTACCAACTTTAACAGTTCCACAACCTCCTCCACCAACTAAACCAGCATATAAGGGCCATTTTCCCCAAGGGACTGGAAAATAAACATATCATATGCACATTAATGGCTACAGAGTCACACAGAATATCACATATCTGATTTAACCTTTCCAGCACTAAAGAAGGCATCACTAAAGCGTTGCATGAAAATTGATGAAAGGGTTATGAAAATGATGTCTTTATAATAGTGCAACAATGACGCTACTGATGAAGCCAATGTCAAAATCAGTAGCTTGGACAGTCTAAAACACATCACTGCAAAGGTTGTTTTCTGTTTTAAGACAATGGAGAATATCAACTTCCCACCAGTTTGCACTGCAGCAACATACTGAGAACTATTAACCAACCAGTAATCAAGAATAAGCAAATAAAGACTTGATACAATGCCAACGCACAGCCACTGAAAAGAATTTtccaatttgattttttttaaacttttctaTTATGAAATGTATGTGAAACCCTCCAAATTCGTTTGACAGCAGGCGAAATTTGAGCTTCATGCGAGTCATCATTTGGCAATAAACCTTAAGGAAACCTTAAGGAATTAGCCCGTGAACGGTCAGGGTGCATGATGTGGCCAACAACATCACATGCCCCTACGTAGCCCTGAAAGGAAGGTCGGCCATTGGCTGGGGCGAAAGAGCTAAACTATGGCAAAGGGTGACAATCATAATCTGGATTAAAACTACTACAGTACGATGATCCTCGCACGCTTGAACATGAGGATTTGGGCTATCGGTTGACTTTACTTTCATCAACGAGCGTTGTCCCAGAGTCAAGAGATTCACTGTAAATGTAGTAAGAGTAcgctaaaaaaaaattaaaaataaatctaAATGATATATACCACGATTGTCATATACGCTGACATAAGATATCCCAACGGCCATGCACCAGACCACGAGGTTGGCGACGTCCGTGTAGCTCGGTTCCTCCTCGGCTATCAACAAGCCGACGTGCAGGGGCACCTTCTCCAGAGACTTGCCGTCGGCGCACCACCGAAAGTGGCGGCCGCCGGTGCGTTTGCCGGTCGCAGGGGCGAGCTTCTTGTGGTACTCCGGGAACCCTGCGAGCGCTATGGGCATGAGCAGGGCGGCCACTGCCCGTCGCAGGAGCCGCCCTTTACAGGTCCGTAGGCATATCCGGAGCCAGAGGATGAGCGCTCTCTGGATGTGGAGGAGGACATGCAAGACCCGCCACACCAGCTCGTAGATCAGCGCCATTTACTGTCCGTGTGGCCCCCTTACTCACCCTCCACCCCTCCCCTCCGCGTCGCTAAGAATCTGGAAGGGTAGCGGAAAGAAATGGCCGTAGTCACATTCCAGTTGCGTTATGATCTTACAGCGAATACCCGGCCATTTAATTCAATGCGAGTCATTTATCTGCGCTGCCAACACCTCACTCCGCCGGGTGCCATCTTCGTTCCCTCCTACCCCGCGACCTTTACCCTCCGAACCCGATAGGAGATACACGTAGTTCGCTGATTGGACAAGGCGTGTAGTGACGTCAATTTCTCTTCGACGCTTTGTCGCCCTCCACAGGTGAACGGTATGATAAAACGATCAATGATTTTCGCACGTTGCAGCCAGTTTGAAGCAGATAAACAAAACATGCCAAGAAATAATACAGATACACTCTTGCCAGCACAATTTTATGATAAGATATTATAGAAATATATCATACTGTTAATTTACTAATAACATACTATTACTAATAGTCTACTATATTAATgatataataatactaatactcaATTTTATTACTTGTTCACGTTTAACTTTTTtagttgtattttttatttttttaattcttaTGTGTCCGTTCTATctggtttttttttatcattgcctACTTTTTGTCTGTGCACTTTGGCATTATGTTGCATTTTAATGTACAAAACTATAGGTAATGTTTTGATTGATTCTTTCTGATACTGGTATATTTCGCTAATACTATGGTATTTCTAAACTATATAAAATTAcgaatggtatatatatatatatatatatatatatatatatatatatata includes:
- the nus1 gene encoding dehydrodolichyl diphosphate synthase complex subunit nus1, which codes for MALIYELVWRVLHVLLHIQRALILWLRICLRTCKGRLLRRAVAALLMPIALAGFPEYHKKLAPATGKRTGGRHFRWCADGKSLEKVPLHVGLLIAEEEPSYTDVANLVVWCMAVGISYVSVYDNRGVFQKNNAILLEAIVRRQQEVLGPDGSKYNMEFTSNGNDKHQYQVLSCQSVVKVLSPEDGKQSIVQVAQQLCRAVEQKEKNFKDIDVSTIDTLLRDSKKFPDPELVLKFGQIDSTLGFLPWHIRLTEFISMPSHIDVSYEDLYGALQRYAACEQRLGK